In a single window of the Acetivibrio cellulolyticus CD2 genome:
- a CDS encoding S8 family serine peptidase, whose translation MKKNKKVITLLMTGIMLTQIFLSSGMAFSSSESTNSSTTLGGIGNKKSNIIVKYKDVNKAKDSKDRFIAKKKKSKVTSKKLINRFEMEALQISSDEDVTDIINELQNDPNVEYAQPDYVLDTYLTPSDARYSEQWGLLNNGQAVNGQNGISGVDIAAANAWDITTGTNKVVVGIVDSGVDISHPDISDNIYVNKKEKIDGKDNDGNGFVDDVNGFDFANNDSSVFDSASQDKHATHIAGIIAAGMNNVGITGVSPNVKLLPLKFISGNTGYTSDAISAIEYGISMGVSVFNCSWGGSQQNEALKDIIANSNALFICAAGNQGQNVDVNPVYPACYDLSNVISVGAIDNKGELASFSNFGSKVQIAAPGVGILSTLPESKYGLMSGTSMAAPFVAGVAALLKSKYPTMSATDIKTRILNNSTKGQALNGKVSTSGRLNALAALLNNAPSIPVQPTAEPIPTESPKSKEAGSVYDTSASGNNKVVKPIIEDSNLIIDEAANNATYSADSFEPNNSRNAATVITNDTAIYPTLDTSSDEDWFVLNTTKTGKLNVTMKNLPSGCDYEMEIYDSTGAYVGGSYASGALDEKYVGSITAIGNYYIRIYSYSGSNSSYTYELKAGVYTPDSYEVNDDLYSILNNQPSISIGNCFSATLDNSDDTDCFKFNIGNSTNVGVRVQNIPSGSDYDMVVYSYNSSNGFVEVGSSNLGGNSDETLISQLAAGSYYIKIYSYSGSSETQSYKLSVTDENAGIVKMDFDKTYAEVGDIVTATLRVNQITNLSAYQVNIKYDPQVIQPVDDDLQPYCEDTVPTGATILNNSKYSPMSIASNNLYSGILNFGAGYMNLLSYKQSGIAQTSGILAVIKFKVINSKQVQIKFSVSDAIPESNTGVNLIDWDGSKIIGGFTVQQPQIVNSSLPANSQAVGSSSVEEISSLSSESVMTTYSESTYKISGYIKKEIKDKSQFNIQFINPTTNALIKSGTTDIDSGYFEISGIPPGNYNVKISNAYHITRIIYDLVVDRDNVLGSRQYPLGLFIGDINNDAVINMQDVIQIAKGFNASIGDTRYSSVCDLNKDDAINMADVVIIATNFIKFPEDYPTYANQTADVTYENDGANGEYIYSNNPERVSDRLADEGKVIYKTQTHGQKYVTVFMQHLANAGTEKLKFGVLLHNSNPNPVYIKISNHMFGGIKNIDTNEVDFYNKKRTEDYKKYFGGTINNPINIYSGSYSVASNYNGTTSITIPSGKSIWLMGGPSTSEVFYNDGGWERSFVNGMAKFEILNDLILDVKVVAYKASSTNMSTIIAANTYPGWDGGLSYSGYYRDSSPVIKADITTYLGNTDVGSYIKFKYKCKHAKDSNTPDPKSNSGKIFNCLTTNIPLASEGSAYADDMLHLTNDTINLKEPLRNPVEGYNENWANWGVVYKDHFTFVNNSSSTYKIQVYMKGVANNPDIYYSHNFGNKSFGNYKELTPNLDAQRYLSSTTLDVGTVEVGPGKTERELRFILPANSGGGYQLYAKIVSKY comes from the coding sequence ATGAAAAAAAACAAAAAGGTTATTACGCTATTGATGACAGGAATAATGCTTACCCAGATTTTTTTGAGCTCTGGTATGGCATTTAGTAGTTCTGAATCAACTAATAGCAGTACAACTTTAGGGGGTATTGGAAATAAAAAAAGCAATATCATAGTAAAATACAAGGATGTAAATAAAGCTAAAGACTCAAAGGATAGATTTATAGCTAAAAAAAAGAAATCAAAAGTAACTTCTAAAAAGTTAATAAATCGTTTTGAGATGGAAGCACTCCAAATTTCAAGCGACGAAGATGTAACTGACATAATAAATGAACTGCAAAATGATCCGAATGTTGAATACGCTCAACCAGACTATGTTCTTGATACATATTTAACCCCATCAGACGCTCGCTATTCAGAACAATGGGGGCTTTTGAACAATGGACAAGCAGTAAACGGCCAGAATGGCATATCTGGGGTAGATATAGCTGCAGCAAATGCATGGGATATAACAACCGGTACGAACAAAGTAGTGGTAGGAATAGTTGATTCGGGTGTAGATATTAGTCATCCCGATATTTCAGATAACATATATGTGAATAAGAAAGAGAAAATAGATGGAAAAGACAATGATGGAAATGGTTTTGTTGATGACGTAAATGGATTTGATTTTGCAAATAATGACAGTAGTGTCTTTGATTCTGCAAGCCAAGACAAACATGCTACGCATATCGCTGGAATAATAGCAGCTGGAATGAATAATGTCGGTATTACAGGGGTATCTCCCAATGTAAAGCTCTTACCTTTAAAATTTATTAGTGGCAATACTGGCTATACAAGTGATGCGATATCTGCAATTGAATACGGAATAAGCATGGGAGTAAGCGTTTTCAACTGTTCATGGGGCGGAAGTCAGCAAAATGAGGCCTTAAAGGATATAATTGCAAACAGCAATGCTCTTTTTATTTGTGCTGCTGGTAATCAAGGACAGAATGTAGACGTGAATCCAGTGTATCCTGCATGCTATGACCTTTCAAATGTTATTTCCGTAGGGGCTATAGACAACAAAGGTGAACTTGCGTCATTTTCAAACTTTGGTTCAAAAGTACAGATCGCTGCACCTGGAGTTGGAATACTCAGCACGCTTCCCGAAAGCAAATATGGATTAATGAGCGGTACCTCAATGGCCGCACCTTTTGTTGCAGGGGTTGCAGCACTTTTGAAAAGCAAATACCCGACTATGTCTGCTACCGATATAAAAACAAGAATATTGAATAATTCAACTAAAGGACAGGCCCTGAACGGTAAAGTGTCAACATCCGGAAGGCTTAATGCATTAGCTGCATTGTTAAATAATGCTCCTTCCATTCCGGTTCAACCAACAGCAGAGCCAATACCAACTGAAAGTCCAAAATCAAAGGAAGCAGGATCAGTTTATGACACTTCTGCAAGCGGCAATAACAAGGTTGTAAAGCCTATTATAGAAGACAGCAATCTTATAATAGATGAGGCAGCTAATAATGCTACCTATTCTGCTGACAGCTTTGAACCTAACAACAGTAGAAACGCTGCGACAGTGATAACAAACGATACTGCTATTTATCCTACTCTGGATACTAGTTCAGATGAAGACTGGTTTGTACTTAATACAACAAAGACAGGGAAGTTAAATGTCACTATGAAGAACTTGCCGTCTGGCTGCGACTATGAGATGGAAATCTATGACAGCACAGGCGCTTATGTAGGAGGCTCATACGCAAGTGGTGCTTTGGATGAAAAATATGTAGGATCTATTACTGCTATAGGTAATTACTATATAAGGATATATTCATATTCAGGATCAAATTCTAGTTATACCTACGAGCTAAAAGCCGGCGTATACACACCAGATAGTTATGAAGTTAATGATGATTTATATTCCATATTGAACAATCAACCATCAATAAGTATTGGTAATTGCTTCAGCGCAACTTTAGACAATTCTGACGATACTGACTGCTTCAAATTCAATATAGGCAACAGTACGAATGTTGGAGTAAGGGTTCAGAATATACCTTCCGGCTCGGATTATGATATGGTTGTTTATTCTTACAACTCGAGTAATGGTTTTGTTGAGGTAGGCTCTTCAAACTTAGGCGGTAATTCCGATGAAACATTAATAAGCCAGCTGGCAGCAGGATCTTATTACATAAAGATATATTCGTACTCAGGTAGTTCGGAAACCCAGAGTTACAAGCTAAGCGTTACTGATGAAAACGCAGGAATAGTCAAGATGGATTTTGATAAGACATATGCAGAAGTTGGAGATATAGTGACTGCTACTTTAAGAGTTAACCAAATTACCAATTTATCAGCTTATCAGGTAAATATAAAATATGACCCTCAAGTGATACAGCCAGTTGATGATGATCTTCAGCCTTATTGTGAGGATACTGTTCCTACAGGTGCAACTATACTAAATAATAGTAAGTATTCACCAATGTCGATTGCTTCAAATAATTTGTATAGTGGTATTTTGAATTTTGGTGCAGGTTACATGAATTTGTTATCTTATAAACAGAGTGGCATTGCCCAAACCAGTGGTATTTTGGCGGTAATTAAATTTAAGGTTATTAATAGCAAGCAGGTACAAATAAAATTCAGTGTTTCTGATGCAATACCTGAAAGTAATACAGGTGTTAACCTTATTGATTGGGATGGAAGTAAGATAATCGGAGGATTTACTGTACAGCAGCCACAGATTGTAAATAGCAGCTTACCAGCGAATTCACAAGCTGTTGGAAGCAGCTCAGTTGAAGAAATTTCATCTTTGTCAAGTGAATCCGTGATGACAACTTACTCTGAATCTACTTATAAAATTAGTGGATATATAAAAAAGGAAATTAAAGATAAATCCCAATTTAATATACAGTTCATTAATCCAACAACAAACGCATTAATTAAATCGGGAACAACTGATATAGACAGCGGGTACTTTGAAATTTCAGGTATTCCACCTGGAAATTATAACGTTAAAATAAGTAATGCGTATCATATTACTAGAATAATATATGACTTGGTTGTTGATCGAGATAATGTATTGGGAAGTAGACAATATCCATTAGGGTTGTTTATAGGAGATATAAATAATGACGCAGTTATAAACATGCAGGACGTTATTCAAATAGCAAAAGGATTTAATGCATCTATTGGTGATACTAGATATAGTTCGGTATGTGATTTGAATAAAGATGATGCCATTAATATGGCAGACGTAGTAATAATAGCTACCAATTTTATTAAATTTCCTGAGGATTATCCAACATATGCAAATCAAACGGCTGACGTGACATATGAAAATGATGGCGCAAATGGTGAATATATATATAGCAATAATCCTGAAAGAGTATCTGATCGTTTAGCTGATGAAGGAAAAGTCATTTACAAAACGCAAACACACGGTCAAAAATATGTTACAGTATTTATGCAACATCTGGCGAACGCTGGAACAGAAAAACTTAAGTTTGGTGTTCTACTGCATAACTCAAATCCTAATCCTGTATATATTAAAATATCAAATCATATGTTTGGCGGTATAAAAAATATAGATACCAATGAAGTAGATTTTTATAATAAAAAAAGAACAGAAGATTATAAGAAATATTTTGGGGGTACAATCAATAATCCAATTAATATATATAGTGGTAGTTACTCAGTCGCTTCAAATTATAACGGCACAACAAGTATAACAATACCAAGTGGTAAGAGTATCTGGTTAATGGGTGGACCATCAACAAGTGAAGTATTTTACAATGACGGTGGCTGGGAAAGGTCATTTGTAAATGGAATGGCAAAATTCGAAATTCTAAACGATTTGATATTAGACGTAAAAGTTGTTGCATATAAAGCCTCTAGTACAAATATGAGTACAATAATAGCTGCTAACACATATCCTGGATGGGATGGTGGATTAAGTTATTCAGGATACTATAGAGACTCATCCCCAGTAATTAAAGCAGATATTACAACTTACTTAGGTAACACAGATGTAGGTTCGTACATTAAGTTTAAGTATAAATGTAAACATGCTAAGGATTCAAATACTCCCGATCCAAAATCTAATAGCGGTAAAATATTTAATTGTTTAACAACAAACATACCACTTGCAAGTGAGGGATCAGCTTATGCTGATGATATGTTACATTTAACTAATGATACAATTAACTTAAAAGAACCATTAAGAAATCCAGTTGAAGGATATAATGAAAATTGGGCAAACTGGGGTGTTGTCTATAAAGACCATTTTACTTTTGTAAACAACAGTAGCAGTACATATAAAATTCAGGTTTATATGAAAGGAGTTGCTAATAATCCAGATATATACTACTCACATAATTTTGGTAATAAAAGTTTTGGAAACTATAAGGAATTAACTCCTAATCTTGATGCTCAGAGGTATCTATCATCAACCACTTTAGATGTAGGTACTGTTGAGGTGGGGCCGGGAAAAACTGAAAGAGAACTAAGATTTATATTACCTGCAAATTCAGGGGGTGGATATCAACTATATGCTAAGATTGTAAGTAAATATTAA
- a CDS encoding HAD family hydrolase, producing MDNKFEYILFDLGGVLIELTLQDKMLDWMEHKISLDEFNKMWLLSKSVRAFESGLINSSEFARSIIEEFNLPVDEQEFISEFVNFTKGFFDGMEDLLKKLSKEYTLACLSNTNELHWDKLCKQYDMDGLITHNFLSYKTGINKPDKEAFLNVVKVLDTQASRILFFDDNSINVEAAQKVGMTAYRVCGYEDIISVLKELNVI from the coding sequence ATGGATAATAAGTTTGAGTACATACTTTTTGATTTGGGTGGAGTTCTGATTGAGCTTACCTTGCAGGATAAAATGTTAGATTGGATGGAACATAAAATCAGCCTTGACGAGTTTAATAAAATGTGGCTTTTGTCAAAATCGGTAAGGGCTTTTGAAAGTGGTTTAATCAATTCCTCAGAGTTTGCAAGGTCAATAATTGAGGAATTCAATTTACCTGTAGATGAGCAAGAATTTATAAGTGAGTTTGTAAATTTTACAAAGGGATTTTTTGATGGTATGGAGGATCTCCTGAAAAAATTATCGAAAGAATATACATTAGCCTGCCTGTCAAATACCAATGAACTGCATTGGGATAAACTATGCAAGCAGTATGATATGGACGGCTTGATTACACATAATTTCCTTTCATATAAAACTGGGATAAATAAGCCGGATAAAGAAGCCTTTCTAAATGTTGTCAAAGTGCTCGATACACAAGCAAGCAGAATACTTTTCTTTGATGATAACTCAATTAATGTAGAAGCTGCACAGAAGGTAGGAATGACAGCTTATAGGGTTTGCGGATACGAAGACATAATTAGTGTGCTTAAGGAATTAAATGTAATTTAA
- a CDS encoding (S)-benzoin forming benzil reductase, whose amino-acid sequence MNYYIITGASRGLGEAIAENLISKDNHLFCISRKGNEDLVVRAGLKDCRIDFFEYDFNFLEEIDMLAETIFERINFKKADSVCLINNAGVAKPIKPVGNFPSFEIISNMNVNLIAPMILVSEFIKRTEEVTCERKIVNISSGAGKKPYYGWGCYCSAKAAMDMFTGCVGVEQKNITNPVKIISFVPGIIDTDMQADIRECSEEDFEQVERFIKFKENGNLKSPDFVAKKLLELIHNNETKTGMIYDIKEL is encoded by the coding sequence ATGAATTATTACATAATAACCGGTGCTTCAAGGGGGTTAGGTGAAGCGATAGCAGAAAACTTGATATCAAAGGACAACCATTTGTTCTGTATATCAAGGAAAGGTAACGAAGATCTTGTTGTGAGGGCAGGACTTAAAGATTGCAGAATCGATTTCTTTGAATATGACTTCAATTTTCTGGAAGAGATTGATATGTTAGCTGAAACGATATTTGAAAGAATCAATTTTAAAAAGGCAGATTCCGTTTGTTTAATTAACAACGCAGGAGTAGCAAAACCGATAAAGCCGGTTGGAAACTTTCCAAGTTTTGAAATAATTAGCAATATGAATGTAAATTTAATTGCACCAATGATTTTGGTATCAGAATTTATAAAACGCACAGAAGAGGTCACTTGCGAGAGGAAAATTGTAAATATATCTTCAGGAGCGGGTAAAAAACCGTATTACGGATGGGGTTGCTACTGCAGCGCTAAAGCCGCAATGGATATGTTCACGGGCTGTGTTGGTGTAGAACAAAAGAATATTACTAATCCTGTTAAAATAATTTCTTTTGTACCGGGAATTATAGATACTGACATGCAAGCAGACATAAGGGAATGCAGCGAAGAAGATTTTGAACAGGTTGAAAGGTTTATCAAGTTTAAAGAAAATGGTAATTTAAAGTCCCCTGATTTTGTCGCAAAAAAACTTTTGGAACTTATACATAATAATGAGACAAAGACAGGAATGATATATGATATAAAAGAACTATAG
- a CDS encoding IMP dehydrogenase, translated as MAYIYNDVSRTFSEYLLIPNLTTERCIPDKVDLSTPVVKFKKGEECELKLNVPIASAIMQSVSNDTLAIALARSGGISFIYGSQSIESQVEMVKKVKKYKSGFVISDSNLRVDNSLKDVLELKNRMGHSTVAVTEDGTSTGKLLGIITSRDYRVSRTSLEKKVGDFMTPFSKLIVGNLGISLSEANDIIWENKLNCLPIVDKDQKLHYFVFRKDYDEHKQNPYELLDKNKRLVIGAGINTRDYAERVPALVEGGVDILCIDSSDGFSVWQKNTIEYVKNNFEGMKIGGGNVVDKEGFLYLAEAGADFVKVGIGGGSICITREQKGIGRGQATAIIEVAKARDEYFEKTGIYIPICSDGGTVHDYHIVLALAMGADFVMMGRYFARFDESPTKKVKRGNSYVKEYWGEGSNRARNWQRYDLGESNSLKFEEGVDSYVPYAGKLKDNLDVTLSKVKSTMSSCGSASIPELQKTARITLVSSVSIMEGGAHDVILKENDY; from the coding sequence ATGGCATATATATATAATGATGTATCCAGAACATTTAGTGAATATCTTCTCATACCAAATTTGACAACAGAAAGATGTATACCTGATAAAGTTGATCTGAGTACTCCTGTTGTAAAATTCAAAAAAGGCGAGGAATGTGAGTTAAAGCTTAATGTTCCTATCGCATCGGCAATAATGCAATCAGTATCAAATGATACACTTGCCATTGCATTGGCAAGATCCGGAGGAATATCTTTCATATATGGTTCTCAATCTATTGAGAGTCAGGTTGAGATGGTGAAGAAAGTAAAGAAATATAAGTCAGGATTTGTAATTAGCGATTCCAACCTAAGGGTGGACAATTCATTAAAAGATGTGCTGGAATTAAAGAACAGAATGGGACATTCTACTGTTGCCGTAACTGAAGATGGCACTTCCACAGGAAAGCTTTTAGGTATTATAACAAGCAGAGACTACAGGGTTAGTCGTACTTCTTTGGAGAAAAAGGTTGGAGACTTTATGACTCCATTCTCAAAGCTTATTGTTGGAAACCTCGGAATATCTTTAAGCGAAGCTAATGATATTATATGGGAGAACAAGTTAAACTGTCTTCCTATAGTTGACAAAGATCAAAAACTTCATTATTTTGTATTTAGAAAAGACTATGATGAACATAAGCAAAATCCGTATGAGCTTTTGGATAAAAACAAAAGGCTTGTTATAGGAGCTGGTATAAATACACGAGACTATGCAGAAAGAGTTCCGGCGCTTGTAGAAGGCGGTGTTGACATTCTTTGTATAGATTCCTCCGATGGATTTTCTGTTTGGCAGAAGAATACCATTGAGTATGTAAAGAACAATTTTGAAGGTATGAAAATCGGTGGAGGAAATGTTGTAGACAAGGAAGGATTTTTGTACCTTGCAGAGGCAGGCGCTGATTTCGTAAAAGTCGGAATCGGTGGTGGTTCTATTTGTATAACCAGAGAGCAAAAAGGTATAGGAAGAGGACAGGCTACTGCTATCATTGAAGTGGCAAAAGCAAGAGACGAGTACTTTGAAAAGACAGGTATATATATACCTATTTGTTCGGATGGCGGAACAGTACACGATTACCATATTGTACTGGCTCTGGCGATGGGAGCTGACTTTGTAATGATGGGACGTTACTTCGCAAGGTTTGACGAGAGCCCTACAAAGAAAGTAAAACGTGGTAACAGCTATGTTAAAGAATACTGGGGTGAAGGTTCAAATAGAGCAAGAAACTGGCAGAGATACGACCTTGGAGAGAGCAACAGCCTTAAGTTTGAAGAGGGAGTAGACAGTTATGTTCCTTATGCGGGTAAACTGAAAGACAATCTTGATGTTACGCTTAGTAAGGTTAAGTCTACTATGTCAAGCTGCGGCTCCGCTTCAATTCCTGAACTACAAAAAACTGCCAGAATAACATTGGTATCTTCTGTAAGTATTATGGAAGGTGGAGCACACGACGTAATTTTAAAGGAGAATGACTACTAA
- a CDS encoding GtrA family protein — MGNGLISKIKELLVKYKSFIRFAIVGVINTLVTIIVNTICNNVFNIHHNVSWVIAYAAGVTNSYIMNKLWTFESKGGSKEKATTELLQFIVVNLVSLAGTTLGLNYLIENVGMDTNLAQFPTIVISQFINYFGYKLWVFKK, encoded by the coding sequence GTGGGTAATGGTTTGATATCCAAGATTAAAGAGTTGCTAGTTAAATATAAGAGTTTTATCAGATTTGCTATTGTAGGTGTAATAAATACGTTAGTTACAATAATTGTAAATACTATTTGCAATAATGTATTTAATATTCACCATAATGTCAGTTGGGTTATTGCTTATGCAGCCGGTGTGACCAACAGTTACATTATGAATAAGTTGTGGACTTTTGAAAGTAAAGGTGGGAGCAAGGAGAAGGCGACGACGGAATTGCTGCAGTTTATTGTAGTAAACCTTGTATCACTTGCAGGAACAACCTTGGGATTGAATTATTTGATTGAAAACGTGGGAATGGATACGAACCTCGCACAATTTCCGACAATAGTAATATCTCAATTCATTAATTACTTTGGATATAAACTTTGGGTTTTTAAAAAATAA
- a CDS encoding glutamine--tRNA ligase/YqeY domain fusion protein, whose translation MEDQNINEIEKNDDAENEVMYSNFIQDIIDDDLRSDRFGNRVHTRFPPEPNGYLHIGHAKSICLNFGIAAQNRGLTNLRFDDTNPSKEEDEYVESIKTDVRWLGFDWEDRLFYASDYFEDLYQYAVKLIEIGKAYVCDLSADQIREYRGTLIQPGKESPYRSRSTEENLDLFKRMRNGEFEDGSRVLRAKIDMASPNLNMRDPVIYRIMRATHHRTGDNWCIYPMYDFAHPLSDSKEEITHSICTLEFEAHRPLYNWLLETLDVECKSRQVEFARLNLSYTVMSKRKLLQLVKEGHVRGWDDPRMPTISGLRRRGYTPESIREFCSRIGVAKGNSIVDLALLEHCIREELNAKATRVMGVLRPLKVVIDNYAEGLVEEFEVPNNPEDPDAGNRKVPFTRTIYIDQEDFCENPPKKYFRLAPGQEVRLKSAYIIKCESLIKDEKTGEVIEVHCSYDPGSRGGNAPDGRKVKGTIHWVSAEHAFDAEVRLYDNLFNDPNPGADENINFLDQINPDSLEVLTNCKMEPGLKNAKPGDMFQFLRLGYFCVDSVDSKPGTPVFNRTVSLKDSWAKISNKE comes from the coding sequence ATGGAAGATCAGAATATAAATGAAATTGAAAAAAATGATGATGCAGAAAACGAAGTAATGTATTCCAATTTTATTCAGGATATCATTGATGATGACCTTAGAAGTGATAGATTTGGAAACAGGGTACATACAAGATTTCCACCTGAACCTAATGGTTACTTGCATATCGGTCATGCCAAGTCAATATGCTTGAATTTTGGAATTGCTGCTCAAAATAGAGGATTAACTAATTTAAGGTTTGATGATACTAATCCAAGCAAGGAAGAGGATGAGTATGTTGAGTCTATAAAGACGGATGTAAGATGGCTTGGCTTTGACTGGGAAGATAGATTATTCTATGCATCAGATTACTTTGAGGATCTTTATCAATATGCAGTTAAACTGATTGAAATAGGCAAAGCTTATGTTTGTGACCTTAGTGCCGATCAAATCCGTGAATATAGAGGTACACTTATACAACCGGGTAAGGAAAGTCCTTACAGGAGCAGATCAACTGAAGAAAATCTGGATTTGTTTAAAAGAATGAGGAACGGAGAATTTGAAGACGGTTCAAGGGTACTAAGAGCAAAAATTGATATGGCATCTCCAAACTTAAATATGCGTGATCCGGTAATTTATAGAATAATGAGAGCTACGCACCACAGGACTGGTGACAATTGGTGCATATATCCAATGTATGATTTTGCACATCCGCTGTCCGATTCGAAGGAGGAAATTACCCACTCAATTTGTACGCTCGAGTTTGAGGCTCATAGGCCTTTGTACAACTGGCTTCTGGAAACCCTTGACGTAGAGTGCAAATCAAGGCAGGTTGAGTTTGCACGTTTGAATTTGAGTTATACAGTTATGAGTAAGAGGAAGCTTTTACAACTTGTTAAAGAGGGGCATGTAAGGGGCTGGGATGACCCTAGAATGCCTACAATCTCAGGTCTTAGAAGACGTGGTTACACACCTGAATCCATAAGGGAATTCTGTTCACGTATAGGAGTTGCAAAGGGTAATAGTATCGTTGATCTTGCTTTACTTGAACACTGCATTAGAGAAGAACTAAATGCTAAAGCTACAAGGGTTATGGGGGTACTTCGTCCGTTAAAGGTAGTGATAGACAATTATGCTGAAGGGTTGGTAGAAGAATTCGAAGTGCCGAATAATCCGGAAGATCCTGATGCAGGTAACCGTAAAGTACCGTTTACCCGTACAATATATATTGACCAGGAAGATTTTTGTGAAAATCCTCCTAAGAAGTACTTCCGTTTGGCACCAGGCCAGGAAGTAAGGCTCAAGAGTGCATATATTATAAAATGCGAAAGCCTGATAAAAGATGAAAAGACAGGTGAAGTAATTGAAGTCCATTGTTCATACGATCCTGGCTCAAGAGGCGGAAATGCACCTGATGGAAGAAAAGTAAAAGGAACTATCCACTGGGTATCGGCAGAACATGCATTTGATGCTGAAGTTCGGTTATATGACAATCTATTTAATGATCCGAACCCTGGTGCTGATGAAAATATTAATTTTCTAGATCAGATTAACCCTGATTCACTGGAAGTGTTAACAAATTGCAAGATGGAGCCGGGGCTCAAAAATGCAAAGCCGGGGGATATGTTTCAGTTCCTAAGGCTTGGTTACTTCTGTGTTGACAGTGTAGACTCAAAGCCAGGGACACCTGTATTTAACAGGACTGTTTCACTGAAGGACAGCTGGGCGAAGATTTCCAATAAGGAATAA
- a CDS encoding aldo/keto reductase, whose protein sequence is MKYRKFGNTGIEISRLGFGCMRLPTIKLNDVEVVDEDKTIKMIHRAYELGVNYYDTAYFYHDGQSEIVLGKALKGIRDKVYVSTKSPGHLIKKHGDYRKILEEQLKKLDIDYIDVYHFHGIGYDGFLSINEKTKWLDEAYKAKEEGLIKHISFSFHDAPENLKRLVDLGIFESVLCQYNAIDRSNEDAIAYAKSKGLGVVIMGPVGGGRVSGLPKEVAAKLGINVKSSAEMALRFVFSNPDVDCALSGMGSMEMVEENSVTASNIEPLSENEVIAINKMMEENRKLADLYCTGCSYCMPCPAGVNIPKIFEMMNYHKVYGIDEYSKNGYAEIGTNEWVPGKRADACVECGVCETKCPQKLKIREQLKECHKVLAR, encoded by the coding sequence ATGAAGTACAGAAAGTTCGGTAATACGGGGATAGAAATATCACGTTTAGGTTTTGGCTGCATGAGACTTCCAACAATAAAGCTTAATGACGTTGAGGTAGTGGACGAAGATAAGACAATTAAGATGATCCATAGAGCTTATGAATTAGGTGTCAACTATTATGATACGGCATATTTCTATCATGATGGACAAAGTGAAATTGTCCTTGGTAAGGCTTTAAAAGGTATAAGAGATAAGGTGTACGTTTCTACTAAAAGTCCAGGACATCTTATCAAAAAGCACGGTGATTATAGAAAAATATTAGAAGAGCAGCTTAAAAAGCTTGATATTGATTATATTGATGTTTATCACTTTCATGGTATAGGATATGATGGTTTTCTCAGCATAAACGAAAAAACCAAATGGTTGGATGAGGCATATAAAGCAAAGGAAGAAGGATTAATAAAGCATATTAGTTTTTCATTCCATGATGCTCCGGAAAATCTCAAGAGGCTTGTTGATCTTGGGATATTCGAATCGGTTTTGTGCCAGTACAATGCCATAGATAGAAGTAATGAGGATGCTATAGCTTATGCAAAGTCAAAAGGGCTTGGAGTTGTCATAATGGGGCCTGTTGGAGGAGGTAGAGTTTCGGGACTTCCAAAAGAGGTTGCAGCCAAACTTGGAATTAATGTAAAAAGCAGTGCGGAAATGGCGTTAAGGTTCGTGTTTTCAAATCCTGATGTTGATTGTGCTCTTTCAGGTATGGGCAGCATGGAGATGGTAGAAGAAAACAGTGTGACCGCATCAAATATAGAGCCACTTTCGGAAAACGAAGTTATTGCGATAAATAAAATGATGGAAGAAAATAGAAAACTTGCTGACCTTTACTGTACAGGATGTTCATATTGTATGCCTTGTCCGGCTGGGGTTAATATCCCAAAAATATTCGAGATGATGAATTACCATAAGGTCTACGGGATAGATGAGTATTCAAAGAATGGATATGCTGAAATTGGGACAAATGAGTGGGTACCTGGAAAGAGAGCGGATGCCTGTGTAGAATGTGGTGTTTGTGAAACAAAGTGTCCTCAGAAGTTAAAGATAAGAGAACAGCTCAAGGAATGTCATAAAGTATTGGCAAGGTAG